In the Osmerus eperlanus chromosome 27, fOsmEpe2.1, whole genome shotgun sequence genome, one interval contains:
- the LOC134013904 gene encoding organic solute transporter subunit alpha-like: protein MDLQEVMNTTIHPSCLQEPPLAFDVIKQLDVFGLALYSMLTLMSTVSLGLYLEECVFIYRKTPYPKKTTVIWVNGAAPVIATMSCFGMWIPKAVMFTDMVSNCYFAVVVYKFLVLLIEECGGTEAFLRRCETTTFRINTGPCCCCCPCLPHVAVTRRMLFLLKLGSLQYAILKTILSVLSVILWTNGNFDQSDLEITSTAIWINPFVGVLTITALWPVAIIFMNICNTLRILKIIPKYAMYQLVLVLSQLQTSIINILALDGTIACAPPFSSQARASMLSQQLMIMEMFIVTLVTRILYRRTYDPLPTDPHETDNDLNSKKSLQPILSHTQHAV from the exons ATGGACCTTCAAGAAGTGATGAACACCACCATACATCCATCTTGTTTACAGGAACCCCCACTTGCTTTTGATGTCATAAAGC AGCTGGATGTTTTCGGGCTGGCCCTGTACTCCATGCTGACCCTAATGTCTACTGTATCCTTGGGCCTGTacctggaggagtgtgtgttcatATACAGAAAGACCCCCTATCCTAAAAAGACAACCGTCATCTGGGTCAATGGTGCTGCACCG GTCATAGCAACCATGTCTTGTTTTGGGATGTGGATCCCAAAAGCTGTCATGTTCACAGATATGGTCTCTAACTG TTACTTTGCTGTGGTGGTTTATAAGTTTCTGGTGCTTCTGATTGAAGAGTGTGGGGGTACTGAGGCCTTCCTCAGACGGTGTGAGACGACAACCTTCAGGATCAACACAgggccctgctgctgctgctgcccctgcctgccccacGTGGCTGTCACACG GAGAATGTTATTCTTGCTAAAACTAGGATCTCTGCAGTACGCCATCCTAAAGACAATCCTTTCAGTCCTGTCTGTAATATTGTGGACCAATGGGAATTTCGATCAATCTGAT CTGGAGATCACTAGCACAGCTATCTGGATAAACCCGTTTGTGGGTGTTCTCACAATTACTGCCCTCTGGCCTGTGgccattattttcatgaacatatgCAACACACTGCGCATCTTGAAGATCATCCCTAAGTATGCAATGTACCAG CTGGTGCTAGTGCTCAGTCAGCTGCAGACATCCATTATCAACATCTTGGCTTTGGACGGAACAATTGCCTGtgctccccctttctcttctcAAGCCCGTGCATCCA TGTTAAGTCAACAGCTGATGATCATGGAAATGTTTATTGTGACATTGGTGACCCGAATATTGTACCGCCGCACCTATGACCCGCTGCCGACTGACCCCCATGAGACTGACAATGACCTGAATTCCAAGAAGAGTCTGCAGCCTATCTTGAGCCATACACAGCATGCTGTGTAA
- the LOC134013886 gene encoding palmitoyltransferase ZDHHC20-B-like isoform X1, with protein sequence MAPSHVLRCCQRALGWIPVVFINLVVGWSYYAYVVELCIFTIPNDAERISYLVVFHLLFVMFIWSYWKTICTKPANPSKAFCLPKVEKEQYEKEERPEEQQEILKKVSRELPLYTRTGTGAVRYCDHCQVIKPDRCHHCSTCDMCVLKMDHHCPWVNNCVGFSNYKFFVLFLFYSMLYCVFIAATVLQYFIRFWTRCRRRFAVHCPENQLPDTHAKFHVLFLFFVATMFFISILSLFCYHLWLVGKNRTTIEAFRAPVFRNGQDKNGFFLSCSRNVAEVFGEQNKFWLFPIYSSLGDGQSFITRLVHIDPEQANAVLQSNGKSIHHSEESREEEADTAQTVSVTMERES encoded by the exons ATGGCGCCCTCTCATGTACTAAGATGCTGCCAACGGGCTCTAGGTTGGATACCGGTAGTTTTTATAAATTTAGTCGTCGGTTGGTCCTACTATGCATACGTAGTTGAACTCTGCATCT TCACAATCCCAAATGATGCAGAACGAA TCAGTTACCTGGTGgtcttccacctcctctttgTCATGTTCATCTGGTCGTACTGGAAGACTATTTGCACAAAGCCTGCCAACCCCTCTAAAGcg TTCTGCCTTCCCAAAGTGGAGAAAGAGCAAtacgagaaggaggagaggccagAGGAGCAGCAAGAGATTCTGAAGAAAGTGTCCAGAGAGCTGCCTCTGTACACACGCACGGGCACAGGAG CTGTTCGGTATTGTGACCACTGCCAGGTGATCAAGCCAGACCGCTGCCACCACTGCTCCACCTGTGACAT gtgTGTGCTGAAGATGGATCACCACTGTCCATG GGTGAACAACTGTGTTGGCTTCTCCAACTACAAGTTCTTTGTCTTGTTTCTGTTCTACTCCATGCTGTATTGTGTCTTCATTGCTGCCACAGTCCTACAGTATTTCATCCGATTCTGGACA CGGTGCAGAAGGAGGTTTGCTGTGCATTGTCCAGAG AATCAGCTGCCTGACACTCACGCCAAATTCCACGTCTTGTTTCTGTTTTTCGTGGCGACCATGTTCTTCATCAGCATCCTGTCACTTTTTTGCTACCATCTTTGGCTGGTGGGCAAGAACAGGACCACCATAG AGGCTTTCAGGGCTCCAGTCTTCAGGAATGGACAGGATAAAAACGGCTTTTTTCTGAGCTGTAGTCGGAATGTTGCAGAGGTGTTTGGAGAGCAAAATAAATTCTGGTTGTTTCCAATCTACTCCAG TCTGGGAGATGGACAATCCTTCATTACTCGTCTGGTGCACATAGACCCAGAGCAGGCCAATGCCGTCCTACAGTCCAATGGCAAAAG CATACACCACAGCGAGGaaagcagagaagaggaggctG ACACAGCTCAAACAGTGTCTGTGACCATGGAGAGGGAGTCGTAG
- the LOC134014045 gene encoding choline-phosphate cytidylyltransferase B-like isoform X2 codes for MVGRRRNSSRGNNGLQAQQKTPRRGGHRKTLKEPAVFAKDTGYETDVHHEKLTVAQARRGTSAHRPVRVYADGIFDLFHSGHARALMQAKMLFPNTHLIVGVCSDKLTHQFKGYTVMQEDERYEALIHCRYVDEVVRDAPWTLSPEFLHKHKIDFVAHDDIPYTSAGSEDVYKHIKEAGMFVATQRTEGISTSDLITRIVRNYDVYVRRNLQRGYTARELNVGFINEKKYRLQNQVDKMKETVKTVEEKSKHFVYRVEEKSHDLIHKWEEKSREFISSFLELFGPDGAWHAIQERSGRVLQALSPYASPRGSPSSSPTRGRSPSSRLQWYSPPTSPTSSPPSSPPSSPSSFRKSKASTLQTPSSPHSPSPPSYPEKSSSSQKSKIKSSSGQTTSSTKAASTSPINVLISMTEGDEGEQ; via the exons ATGGTGGGCAGGAGAAGGAACAGCTCGAGAGGCAATAATGGGCTCCAGGCCCAGCAGAAGACACCACGCAGGGGGGGGCACCGCAAG ACTCTGAAAGAACCAGCAGTGTTTGCTAAGGACACAGGCTATGAGACAGATGTTCACCATGAGAAGCTGACAGTCGCTCAGGCCCGCAGGGGAACATCAG CACACCGGCCAGTCAGAGTCTACGCTGATGGGATCTTCGACCTGTTTCACTCTGGTCATGCACGAGCTCTGATGCAAGCCAAGATGCtgttcccaaacacacacttgataGTGGGAG TCTGCAGTGATAAGCTCACACACCAGTTTAAGGGATATACAGTGATGCAAGAGGACGAGCGATATGAGGCCCTCATCCACTGCCGCTATGTTGACGAGGTGGTTCGGGATGCCCCGTGGACCCTGAGCCCAGAGttcttacacaaacacaag ATTGACTTTGTAGCCCATGACGATATCCCATACACATCAGCAGGATCAGAAGATGTCTACAAACACATCAAAGAAGCAG GCATGTTTGTGGCCACTCAGAGGACAGAAGGCATATCCACATCTGACCTCATCACCCGCATTGTGAGAAATTATGATGTTTATGTCAGACGGAACCTGCAGAGAGGCTACACCGCCCGTGAGCTCAATGTTGGATTCATCAAT GAAAAGAAGTACCGTCTCCAGAACCAGGTAGACAAGATGAAGGAGACGGTGAAaacggtggaggagaagagcaaaCACTTTGTCTACCgtgtggaggagaagagccACGACCTCATCCACAAATGGGAGGAAAAATCACGAGAATTCATAAGCAGCTTCCTAGAGCTGTTTGGCCCTGATGGTGCATGG catGCCATCCAAGAGAGAAGTGGCCGTGTGCTCCAAGCCCTGTCGCCGTATGCTTCACCGCGtggctcccccagcagcagcccCACCAGGGGGCGCTCCCCGTCTTCCCGACTGCAGTGGTActcaccccccacctcacctacttcctcacccccctcctcacccccctcctcaccttcctcgTTCCGGAAGTCTAAGGCTTCTACCCTCCAGACTCCATCTTCCCCCCatagcccctctcccccttcttacCCAGAGAAGTCTTCCTCATCCCAGAAGTCAAAGATAAAGTCTTCCTCCGGCCAAACTACGTCCTCAACCAAAGCTGCCTCAACTTCCCCCATAAATGTCCTGATTAGTATGactgagggagatgagggggagcaATAA
- the LOC134013886 gene encoding palmitoyltransferase ZDHHC20-B-like isoform X2: MAPSHVLRCCQRALGWIPVVFINLVVGWSYYAYVVELCIFTIPNDAERISYLVVFHLLFVMFIWSYWKTICTKPANPSKAFCLPKVEKEQYEKEERPEEQQEILKKVSRELPLYTRTGTGAVRYCDHCQVIKPDRCHHCSTCDMCVLKMDHHCPWVNNCVGFSNYKFFVLFLFYSMLYCVFIAATVLQYFIRFWTNQLPDTHAKFHVLFLFFVATMFFISILSLFCYHLWLVGKNRTTIEAFRAPVFRNGQDKNGFFLSCSRNVAEVFGEQNKFWLFPIYSSLGDGQSFITRLVHIDPEQANAVLQSNGKSIHHSEESREEEADTAQTVSVTMERES, translated from the exons ATGGCGCCCTCTCATGTACTAAGATGCTGCCAACGGGCTCTAGGTTGGATACCGGTAGTTTTTATAAATTTAGTCGTCGGTTGGTCCTACTATGCATACGTAGTTGAACTCTGCATCT TCACAATCCCAAATGATGCAGAACGAA TCAGTTACCTGGTGgtcttccacctcctctttgTCATGTTCATCTGGTCGTACTGGAAGACTATTTGCACAAAGCCTGCCAACCCCTCTAAAGcg TTCTGCCTTCCCAAAGTGGAGAAAGAGCAAtacgagaaggaggagaggccagAGGAGCAGCAAGAGATTCTGAAGAAAGTGTCCAGAGAGCTGCCTCTGTACACACGCACGGGCACAGGAG CTGTTCGGTATTGTGACCACTGCCAGGTGATCAAGCCAGACCGCTGCCACCACTGCTCCACCTGTGACAT gtgTGTGCTGAAGATGGATCACCACTGTCCATG GGTGAACAACTGTGTTGGCTTCTCCAACTACAAGTTCTTTGTCTTGTTTCTGTTCTACTCCATGCTGTATTGTGTCTTCATTGCTGCCACAGTCCTACAGTATTTCATCCGATTCTGGACA AATCAGCTGCCTGACACTCACGCCAAATTCCACGTCTTGTTTCTGTTTTTCGTGGCGACCATGTTCTTCATCAGCATCCTGTCACTTTTTTGCTACCATCTTTGGCTGGTGGGCAAGAACAGGACCACCATAG AGGCTTTCAGGGCTCCAGTCTTCAGGAATGGACAGGATAAAAACGGCTTTTTTCTGAGCTGTAGTCGGAATGTTGCAGAGGTGTTTGGAGAGCAAAATAAATTCTGGTTGTTTCCAATCTACTCCAG TCTGGGAGATGGACAATCCTTCATTACTCGTCTGGTGCACATAGACCCAGAGCAGGCCAATGCCGTCCTACAGTCCAATGGCAAAAG CATACACCACAGCGAGGaaagcagagaagaggaggctG ACACAGCTCAAACAGTGTCTGTGACCATGGAGAGGGAGTCGTAG
- the LOC134014045 gene encoding choline-phosphate cytidylyltransferase B-like isoform X1, with amino-acid sequence MVGRRRNSSRGNNGLQAQQKTPRRGGHRKQTLKEPAVFAKDTGYETDVHHEKLTVAQARRGTSAHRPVRVYADGIFDLFHSGHARALMQAKMLFPNTHLIVGVCSDKLTHQFKGYTVMQEDERYEALIHCRYVDEVVRDAPWTLSPEFLHKHKIDFVAHDDIPYTSAGSEDVYKHIKEAGMFVATQRTEGISTSDLITRIVRNYDVYVRRNLQRGYTARELNVGFINEKKYRLQNQVDKMKETVKTVEEKSKHFVYRVEEKSHDLIHKWEEKSREFISSFLELFGPDGAWHAIQERSGRVLQALSPYASPRGSPSSSPTRGRSPSSRLQWYSPPTSPTSSPPSSPPSSPSSFRKSKASTLQTPSSPHSPSPPSYPEKSSSSQKSKIKSSSGQTTSSTKAASTSPINVLISMTEGDEGEQ; translated from the exons ATGGTGGGCAGGAGAAGGAACAGCTCGAGAGGCAATAATGGGCTCCAGGCCCAGCAGAAGACACCACGCAGGGGGGGGCACCGCAAG CAGACTCTGAAAGAACCAGCAGTGTTTGCTAAGGACACAGGCTATGAGACAGATGTTCACCATGAGAAGCTGACAGTCGCTCAGGCCCGCAGGGGAACATCAG CACACCGGCCAGTCAGAGTCTACGCTGATGGGATCTTCGACCTGTTTCACTCTGGTCATGCACGAGCTCTGATGCAAGCCAAGATGCtgttcccaaacacacacttgataGTGGGAG TCTGCAGTGATAAGCTCACACACCAGTTTAAGGGATATACAGTGATGCAAGAGGACGAGCGATATGAGGCCCTCATCCACTGCCGCTATGTTGACGAGGTGGTTCGGGATGCCCCGTGGACCCTGAGCCCAGAGttcttacacaaacacaag ATTGACTTTGTAGCCCATGACGATATCCCATACACATCAGCAGGATCAGAAGATGTCTACAAACACATCAAAGAAGCAG GCATGTTTGTGGCCACTCAGAGGACAGAAGGCATATCCACATCTGACCTCATCACCCGCATTGTGAGAAATTATGATGTTTATGTCAGACGGAACCTGCAGAGAGGCTACACCGCCCGTGAGCTCAATGTTGGATTCATCAAT GAAAAGAAGTACCGTCTCCAGAACCAGGTAGACAAGATGAAGGAGACGGTGAAaacggtggaggagaagagcaaaCACTTTGTCTACCgtgtggaggagaagagccACGACCTCATCCACAAATGGGAGGAAAAATCACGAGAATTCATAAGCAGCTTCCTAGAGCTGTTTGGCCCTGATGGTGCATGG catGCCATCCAAGAGAGAAGTGGCCGTGTGCTCCAAGCCCTGTCGCCGTATGCTTCACCGCGtggctcccccagcagcagcccCACCAGGGGGCGCTCCCCGTCTTCCCGACTGCAGTGGTActcaccccccacctcacctacttcctcacccccctcctcacccccctcctcaccttcctcgTTCCGGAAGTCTAAGGCTTCTACCCTCCAGACTCCATCTTCCCCCCatagcccctctcccccttcttacCCAGAGAAGTCTTCCTCATCCCAGAAGTCAAAGATAAAGTCTTCCTCCGGCCAAACTACGTCCTCAACCAAAGCTGCCTCAACTTCCCCCATAAATGTCCTGATTAGTATGactgagggagatgagggggagcaATAA